The DNA region GAGGATCAAAATTACGTGTCTACACATCGCATGAACTTTCACcataaattggattagattaaacTGAATAATTTAATATTAACATTTATAAATTTGAAAGCTACATGAAAATTACTATAAGCAGCtatttttctcatatcaattttataaaaaaatacatcttaaaatgttggtcaaagttcatgCAGTTTGAATTTCGAGAAGCAAAAAgtattacataaattgagaGAGAGGGAGtaatagaaaataaatatcAATTTTGACATATGAAGTAATTAAAGCCTTAAGACCACTATAGTCTCAGACTCAGACTCACTTCCGAGTCGAATAATTATGACAAGAACGGACACTGTTCGTGCAAAATTTTACGTACGCCACTGCAGAAAATACATATTATGGTACTCTTTCATTTTGGGTTCTTGAATTTGAACCCCATTCTATGGCTTCTGCAACtgctctctctctttcttttgtagatgttattttttctttatcatgattttcttcattatCTGAAACGGGTAATGGAGGAGAAATGGGTGACCCGAAGCCCGTATCCGAGTCGGCCCAAAGGAAAGTGAGAGCAGTGACCACATCACTGATCAATGGACGAACGGCTGGATCTTCTTGTAGACACATAGCAGCAATAGCAACCGCTTGATTGAAACTTCTCTTTGGGAAATCTCCTTTAAATAGTGGATCTGCCAGTTCTATGTATCTACTTGTGTCTTTGAAAATTGGTTCCGCCTGAAAATAATAGATGAGTTTAAGTTCTACAAATAACTtgttataataaaaattaattgatAATCTGGTAAAATAGTATTAACTGATTTTGGTATTAGAGGTTAAAATATATCGATAGTATAAAATCTCACTTAGACGTGAAATTAGTGGAAGGATATAAGTTATATACGCAAAGtaaatagtttttatatatcAATGTAATTTAACTAAGATATAACAAGTTATTACCCTATTTACTaagttattatatttatatagtgttttttttaataagaaagTTACTTGTCATTATAAGTCAACTTAACCTTTATTAAGATGTAAAAGTAAATAGTTTTTATCTATCAATGTATTTTAACAAAGATATAACAAATTATTACCCTATTTACTAAGttattatacttatatcatgtttttttccataaggAAGTTACTTGTCATTATAAGTCAACTTAACCTTTATTAAGGTGTAAAATTTATAACATGTCAATTTACAAAATTTATAACATGTCAATTTACAAAACTCAAATGCTTAATGAATATTACCATCAAGATATACTTATTTTTTGCACATATACACAATATTCAAGGAAAAAATCAGATATTCTATCATGCTTGTAAACCTTCTACATCTGCTACTGCCAATGGCGGAGCTATATAGAGTAGAGCTAAGGGGTTCAACTGAATCCCTTCAACGAAAACTATATTGtgcaaataaagtaaaaatggaTATTTCTAATTATATGCAAACTGTTGACTTTGGCATCACTACATCAGGTAGGATTCTAGAATCGGAAAAGGTTTTGAATTTACTTtaggaattatttttttgaattccGTGTATAATTACTGAATCCGCCACTGATCACTACTGCTAGCTAATCATGAAAATACTtctaaagtgaaaaaaaaaaaaattgaggaagAGGGAAACGTTTGGCTCACCCAGGCAACTAAAATCTGGTCATTCCCATTCTTTGTGATATCGACAGCTCTTTTTCCTGTAATAAGCTCCAACAAAACAACCCCAAAGCTATAAACATCTGATTTAACAGTAAGTTGTCCTGTTCTTTGATACTCTGGagcacaataaccataagttcCCATAACTCTGGAAGACACATGTGAATTATCACCCATTGGTCCAAGCTTTGCTAATCCAAAATCTGATAATTTTGCATTATACTCCTTATCCAGCAAAATATTTGAGGACTTCAAGTCTCTGTAAATGACTGGTGGATTGGCTttatgatgtaaatattctaGACCCTTTGCTGCATTTATTGCTATTTTCATCCTTGTGAACCAATCTAATGGAGTTCGATCTGGTGAAAcatctaaaaaaataattcaacatCAGTTAGTGTATCTTTCCATGCTTTAGTAAGAAGACTTTCACTCTTAAGTCTTcaacttttgttatttttggtgAATTCGGCATCACTTAAAATGCATCAAATTTCGTGAAGATTCACTTGTGATAACATGTTACTTCCTCAATTCCAATTTATGCGACATTATTTCCTTATCGGTCCATTCTAATAAGAATGActtctatatttggaaaaaacAATTGACTTAGACTTCCCATTTGAACGAGAAACTTCTATAGCCATACAAATGTTATGGCATGTTTAAGAAGACaataagtttcaaaagcctTATAGGCACGTAAATGTTATAACATGTTTAatatcacaagtttcaaaaatcttcatttctttcttcaatttcatggcgtgtcaaactatgtcacataaattgaaatgaagggGATACTAGTTACATTATTTTTCTCAGGTTAACAATTAATGATTGTCATAGAATtttatttgtaattattttataagtGCCCTAATTGTATAAAAACTTAAACTCATACCAAAAAGATGATCCTCCAGGGCTCCCAAGGGCATATACTCATACACCAGAAGTCTCTGTTCTCCATCAGCACAATAACCAATCAAATTAACAAGATTATTGTGGTGCAGAAggctcaacatcaacacctCTACAAGAAACTCTCTGTTTCCTTGTAACCCATTACGGTCCAGCTGCTTCACTGCTACAATCTGAAGAAAAAAACGAAGAAATATGATAGTACAATTTCAAGTACAAATGCATTATGGAGGGATTCAGGGAATTCATATTGTTCCAATTGCAGACGCATATCCAagattttaagtttatgattCTGAATTTTAGGATAGGACaaattatttacatatatattagGGACAGCAAAAttaacccataaaaatatgTCCGCCGACTTTAGGTGGGCTAATGGCCCGTTCTTTTATTAACTCAATTCATCTTAATCCGCTCAAATACATACAATCTAAAAGTTGGACTGATTTGGATCAACTATGTAGCGCAAAATTGAGAAACCTTAAATAAGTTTGGAGCAACTATATAGCtacaataaagaagaagaaaacttaTTAATTATGTTTggtaattaaacaaattataagaaGCAACAAAGATAGAACTTGGTAAAAGTTGGACGAGTTGAGCTACATATGACCCAGCCTGACTAACTTTTGAGCAGAATTGAACAGTGGACTAAATTATTGTTCCAGCCCATTTTAACCCGCCCAATTCAGTCCAAACTGCACATTTGCCACCACTAATTGTGGTAGTAATAATGTGGGTTAACGACTTTTTAGCCATTTAGCTGAAAAATAGCCATTTGTCATGGAGTTTCAAATTTCATAAGTAAGACTCCATGATAACGCCTGGAATTTCATGTGCTGGAATTTAAAACTCCATATCAAtggttatttttcaagttacaGGAGTTAAAAAGTtgcaattttttgaaattttatcaCCAATTGTG from Lycium ferocissimum isolate CSIRO_LF1 unplaced genomic scaffold, AGI_CSIRO_Lferr_CH_V1 ctg258, whole genome shotgun sequence includes:
- the LOC132043536 gene encoding probable serine/threonine-protein kinase PBL25; translated protein: MNCFSCFSCRENKTPNKKRCNKRKEQSTSVHPHRENLSPEQAQPLSKPKTQHKPHSQPPQRTNPESIRNVAAETRNQKTANKKDEGNKNIAAQTFTFRELATATKNFRQECLIGEGGFGRVYKGRLDRTGQIVAVKQLDRNGLQGNREFLVEVLMLSLLHHNNLVNLIGYCADGEQRLLVYEYMPLGALEDHLFDVSPDRTPLDWFTRMKIAINAAKGLEYLHHKANPPVIYRDLKSSNILLDKEYNAKLSDFGLAKLGPMGDNSHVSSRVMGTYGYCAPEYQRTGQLTVKSDVYSFGVVLLELITGKRAVDITKNGNDQILVAWAEPIFKDTSRYIELADPLFKGDFPKRSFNQAVAIAAMCLQEDPAVRPLISDVVTALTFLWADSDTGFGSPISPPLPVSDNEENHDKEKITSTKERERAVAEAIEWGSNSRTQNERVP